The following nucleotide sequence is from Glycine max cultivar Williams 82 chromosome 9, Glycine_max_v4.0, whole genome shotgun sequence.
aactgtacaggctcaaggttcaatcaaacaatcatactttcagctcaaaatgggtgcaagggataaatcaatCATGCATAAGGTAAGCTTTTTAGCTAAGTGGCTATCTTCAatcaaaacatggccttcatcatcttcaatttcACGCATCCATTCCAtactcagagattcatgcaaaaatcattaCTTAATGttagtcgttctctcacaatcaaagatcacactctcactggGATGCGGCTAATGcgttccttcacaatcaacctgacaaaccaactaacattttcagtcatgatcctaattccattttctttctcttctaatgactgcaTGCTCATTCAAGGCATATGATCTACGCATTTCAATTCACTCACATCATACAATTGGTCAATTCAAACCAATCACAAATGTGACATCCTGGacatttctacccggaatttttgaaaacgatgtattttgaatgattatatatatataagtattattcagtgtatatgcatatatgttcttggtagaagtaggaatagtgggggcaagatacacgggttaggctaattaaggaagagaaatccataactaggaggttatgggttaattcttaattaattagttaaaaattatcattttgcgtgcgacttagaatttaactAAACCAACCTCTggaccacgctcggggttttattctgagcgttttgatatatatattgcttactttcgaaaactgaccccgacggacgcagagaaacgcgagaaactggaaccagagaaacggcacacAAACCGAgacaggattttagcgtttcaaaggtcagattttcctcacttttgtggctgagtatgagtcacaattaaaagggaaagtgggcccttcttgctccactcaaacggagacatgtggcatagcttaaataaaataatagaaaaaagagaaaaccctttatttaaaaaaccaaaaagcttttctctctcctcactcagccaaagcagaaaaattcagaagctctccctctctctcacgcagccttcttcttctcttcttcctccaccattgttgcccaacaaagctccaacctttggccatcatttctgctccaaattgcgaaaggagggcattttcggggtcgtgaagtgcgtgtctacgagtgggacttcgaaatttcaggttttggtggacttctttctcctttgattttcgtgggtatggggttttgggagatatgatgggtagttttgttagttttctgcttcatgatagttatttgtgaagactcttgttgaaagctcgttgaacttgccatgtttggatgagttaagcttacccattctgttttagggtttttatgatgatgcttgtgatgttcatgtgctgaaattgcttatggaaaactgtttgagatgaagggtagaactaacctagggttagaaagtgagaatgtggtgtatgagtggaaaaagagtgaggctttgagagttggaaggctaaatctggattctgtggtaaatgaAGGTTAAAATgggttaatcctagcttgaaatgtcgtttaggacatgtgagaaaggttaggctgagctagagagaaaaacaaatgaccaaagtgaaccaagagtcatttctagggcaaaattgggtgttgaggagtcaaattttgattcggtggaattttaggtgtaaattcagtttgagcaagtttagattgatgttatggacttgtgtgaggtgagagtttgcttcaaatttacctcgttctaaatttcacttctcaaacctagaaaacccattgaattgaggggtgttggacacctagattctgtgttgctgtgttttgaagcttggttttgggttagacatgattgatacatgatttgggacttgtaggaattgatttgggcaagattggatgagaggaagtgtgattttcgaaatctgctcttatgcagaattttgctgtcaaaataggtgcaacAGGATTTTAGCTTTGTgtagaaaaatgcttgtgtgtggttagctgtggaaagagtagtgcagaatgagttctgaaTGTTTGCTaatagatcccaacggtcaaaatgtaggcttatgtactatagacttccagtaaaattttggagtcgatccaacggttaacgaattggatcgaaggaattgttactggggtctttaagtgagaaaagctgtgatttggttggtgttttggcagagttttatgcctttgctctgttttgcttggctgtgatagctgtgctgtttgaatgtggttttgcttggatgttgtggaagcttgggaggattgatggggactcggtgttgagagaaacgaggatatgggctacgtgggagtacgtgagctcagttggaggtgggcaacaggggatggtggatTTATGcacgcattgtggatgtggaaaacttgttgtgcaccatcgcccgaccgccacctagtaccacatgcgatgggtaccccataatcctacaagcttgagatgaggaagtgttgaagggtgaaacttcctgcttttattgttgaccacagagtggtaccttgagatatgtcgcgggggtcaggagaccttggggacgtcaggtggggtgctattgcccaaaaccaagcttgaccaatcccgacccaacccgggcatagtcggtcagtgaaaacctgtgatgtacctaagcaggcgagctcctgacaatcaacagataaaaggaacaaagaccacaaagcaaggaggcttgtgctggctggccagctgtgaattttgtgtgatatatgggttgtggcctctggtaatcgattaccaagggtgggtaatcgattacaaggcttaaaaatgaagacaggaggctaagatggtctctggtaatcgattaccatggggtgtaatcgattaccaggcttgaaaacgaggtcaggaagccataagggcttctggtaatcgattaccaaaggggtgtaatcgattaccaggcttagaaagggGGCTGGAacattgtggaggcctctggtaatcgattactagcttgtgtaatcgattacacagagggatgggtcactggtaatcgattaccaggcatgtgtaatcgattacatagtgcctttttgcatatttcatgtcctgaggctgtgtaattcaagtttagcctctagtaatcgattaccaaggctatgtaatcgattaccagagatgaaaagccttaagatactccttttaattgcatgtagtggttatgagacgcattgtgcggcggcatagttagattcttgtgaaagagtctacccctctcttttctttcttgtagatcgtgatggcggcgcagctaatccgtgatcgagtagagatggagtgcctagagggagcctgggagaccctcgaaggcaacacgaggtgccgatttcggggcaccattcgattcacggctacttctttggtgcatccagatgaacctgcacggacgcttcagcgcactgtggagtggatactacccacgcctacaccatattgtctagtggagcccgtccaagtgatcgaggtaacgtcatccgaggaagaccctgaggaggatcttgaggagctacctcctgagcctgtggtggatgctcttgactttctagagggtgatgaggatccacttcttgaggtggattctcccgaggaagtcatgtcggcatctgaggcagattctacggaggatagtggcccgggggagatggcgatcagcggaggctcttcatcatagtggacTGTTCCATggattagttttatatactttttgagggtgggtgtatctaggactgactcttaggtttactcttttgtttttgtatgggtagacctgttgtataggaatttgatgattgtatacatgtggctaaggccaccactatggacacctttgctctggatgacactatgtattttgtaaaactcccatattttggacagctttaaatgatgaatgcatttatgattgatcttgttatttgaaaagaaagcattagcaactttatttgtaaaagagtttatcgaccgtattatattcttttgttttcacgtgagacctaaagtaatggctggtacattcttccttttgaaaaagcaaaatagtttagagattatgagcggtaagaaagaaatgactccgaatagagttgtgaactgaccattcaggactctatagtgaggactTTCCTTCTAAacttagttatggtgaaaagagaaagaaatgaaaaagaaaaagaagaaaaaaaaattttttaccatggtttttgttatttaaattattgctattaaaccagtcattaatttagggacgccacaacaAACACTGAATTCCAAAATCAAGTATCAACCATTGGATAATATAAATGCACTGTTCAATCAAGCTTTGTACAAGCtttcaaccaaaataaaaactataaactgaaattaaaaagctgaaacataaacataaatctaaagactgaaacataaacataaatctaaattataaaatgtactaaagacatgataataataaaactgttCAAAAAGCGGGGAAATAAAAATCGTGATCCTGTCAATGATCTTGTGCAGAGTCCATGGCATGCTCATTCAGGTCCAGTGCAGTAGTGCCTGATGGTGAATCCTGAGAAAGACGCAGATCTGGCATTGGTGCAGATGACTCAGGCTGAGAAGAAGACATGTCCAGCACTGCAGTGGAAGACTCTGGTGTCACCTATGGGGCTTAGCGCAAgtaactcgcttagcgcgccttagTAAAAACTATTCAAGCGCTAAGCGCGATAGCCACATGCTTAGTGAGTgaacacagaaaaaaaaattctatagaaTTGGCTTAgtggctcgctaagcccaattccacaaattttcaaaatagatAAGGATTTGCACTTAGCGCAGCAAGGCGCGCTTAGCACAACTACTCTACTGAACAGCACTGGCTTAGCGAGTAGGCTCACTAAGCCCAATTCCCACAATTTGAAAAACATAGAGATAATTGCACTTAGCGTGACAGGGCATGCTTAGCgcacaacaaaacacaaaaaattctAAGTGTCTGAGAACACattactcgcttagcgcacagacgcgcttagcgagttcataagCAATTGAACTTTCAACCAGAGAAGATGAACACGCTTAGCGGGACAGggctgcgcttagcgagttcatttAGAAATCCAGATGTTCAACAAAAATGATGAACTTGCTTAGCGCAGCAAGGCGCTTAGTGCGCTCATCGCGATTTCCAGAAAAAGTAGGGGCTTCTCACCCCTCCACTTAGGCCCCTATTAGGCCATCTAACCCTAATCAAAACAAGCACATTGTATACACAATAAAACCCTAATTCTAGTCTAACGAACAACTAACCTAACAAAACTAAGTATTAATAGAAATTCAACCTAACACTACTAAGTTAACTAGCCTAAAGtttgaaatttggaaataaaatgaacaaagttTAAAAAGCTTACTTGTGCTGTTGAATATGAGTGCAATGAGGGAGCAAAAATGCAGGCAATGCAGGGAGATTGAAGTACTGTGTAGAGGGTGAATGCAATGAATGGGAGAAAATGCTCAGAGGAAGTAAAATGGTAACTACCTAAGGCAGTTGCCTTATTTGCTGGCAGTTTCgaatgactcgcttagcgcatggactcgctaagcgagtcaacATTACGTTTGAGTTTTAAAGCTCATGCGCATAGTGGatctgctcgctaagcccaatacaaaattatgaaattctagagaagtttttgggcttagcgcgaaggTATATGCTGGGCGAGTTCTGCAGCTTTGATTGGTCTTGcaactctcgcttagcgggccAAGGCCGCACTTAGCGAATAAAATGCTCCTTGAATGCAGTAGTGGCCCACGCTTAGCGTGTCTGTCTCGCTTAGCGCTATTCCAAACAGAgatggaattgggcttagcaagAGCACTCGCATAGCCCAATTCTCGAAATTAATCAGACAGAGAAGAATAACGCTTAGCGCGttagtgcgcttagcgagaccagACTTGTGAACTTAGCGAGATGACTCGCTTAGACCAATTCCAAAAATTAAATGGATAGAGTTTATTGGGCTTAGCACACAGGTCACACACTTAGCGCAACCAAACAACCAATGATCAGGGGTCAATGCGCTTAGCACGAAcaacagctcgcttagcgcgtgaaGAAGATGGCGCTTAGCGTGAGGAGTACGCTTAGCGAGTGGACAACAAAAATTTTTCAAGTTATTTTTCCATCCACAACTTCACAAAAGCTTTTTAACCCCTTTTCCAATACTAAACATGTTGAATTCAaacaatcacaagcaatcaaacttaactaaatgcaagaaaaatagaatgaaaaagggttgggttgcctcccagtaagctctcttttaacgtcattagcttgacgcaaaAGTCTTTGTCAACCCGGATCAATCTTGGTTCTCTCCTTCAAAACCTTCTCTTCGCTCTCCTTGACCTCTAGACAAACATTCTGGTCCAGCAATGTCCTTTCTTCATCAAATATCTCAAAGCTAATCTTTTGTTCTTCAATACCCATTTCTAGCTTCTTCTTTCCCATGTCTACTACACAGCTTGCAGTAGCCATAAATGGACATCCCAAAATTAAGGGAATATATGTATCTTCCTCTAtgtccattaccacaaagtcagCAGGAAAGATAAGGTGTTTGACTCGAACCAAAACATCTTTTATCACTCCATAGGGTCTGGTGACGGAGCGATCTGCTAACTGTAAAGTCATCCTAGTCGGCATTATCACCAACTCTCCAAGCCTCCGGCACATTGAAGGTGGCATCAAATTAATAAGAGCCTTGCTAACAGAAACATCACCAATTGCACACGGAATAGTcacactcccaggatctttgtgcttaggtggaagaatCCTCTGAATTACAACACTGCAGTTTCCTTCCACAATGATGTTTTCACTGTGAATGTACTTATTCTTCCATGTgagcatatcttttaaaaacttaGAGTACAACGACATTTGTTAAagagcttctccaaagggcatagtaatctccaatttcttgaagatatcaaggaaacaaGCCAGATGTTgttccttgtctttctttgtTGGTACCAATGGATATGACACATCCTCCCTTTTGCTTGAACTTGCctcctttctcttttctctagCTAGCTCACTCTtggtctttttcttctcttcttttctcccattctctttttctttttcatttttttcattttgtttttctttctctctttctttttctttttctttcttttccttctcacttatttctttttcactcacaaTTATTGGTATCTCCTTCTACTGATCATCTTCTGCTTCCACTTCTTCCTCAGTCTCACTCAAAGGTTCCACCACTAGATCAATTTTTGGTTCAGTTACCAGCTGTTGTTTTTCTTCACCTATCCTCTTCTCACCTTCATTCATGCTCACCATTTTGCTTCTAGTCATAACAGCCTTGCACTCCTCCTTAGGATTCTTCTCTCTGTTGGCTCCAAAGTTGCTTAACGGTCGGTCTGCCAGTTGTTTTGCCAATTATCCCACATGGACTTCTAGATTCTTGATGGCTGACTCTGTGCTCTTTTGATTGGATATAGATACTTGCATGAACTGAGCAAGAGTCTCTTCTATGGAAATGCAATTCACTTCATGTGCTGTATCTTCTATGGAAATGCAGCAGCCAGAATCATGTGCTCCACCACATATAACACAACttgcaacctgcaaaatagaagaggGTGAAGGTTGTCCAGAATGTAATTgggttggcaacttacttagtgtttcagtTAAAGCTTCAAGTTGCTTGGATAGCAACTTGTTTTGGGCCAACAAAGCATCCTGTGATGAAAGCTCCAATAGGCTTCTTTTGGTTGGGATGTGTGCTCTATCACGCAAGATTGCGTGGTCACTAGCAACCATATTCTCAATCAATTCCATGGCTTCTTTAggggtcttcaattttatttttccccctaTAGAAGCATCTAAAAGCTGCTTGGATTATGGCCTTAACCcatcaatgaaaatattaagcTGGATTGGTTCTGAAAATCCTTGAGTAGGCATCTTTCTTAGTAACCCATGAAATCTTTCCAAAGCCTCACTCAAGGACTCGTCTGGAAATTGATGAAAGGATGAGATGGCAGCTTTTCCTTCAgcagtcttggactctgggaagtatttcttcaagaatttttcaaccacttcatcccaagtcttaAGACTATTACCTTTAAATGAATGGAGCCATCTTTTTGCCACTCtagacaaagaaaatgaaaacaagctcaatctAACAGCATCCTCAGGCATGCCATCTAGTCTGACAGTGTTGCAAATCTCAATATAAGTGGCTAGATGTGCATACGGGTTTTCATTTGGCAGACCGTGAAACAAATTGTTATGAATCAACTGAATTAATGAATATGGATAGGTTATAGTCTGTGCTTGAACCTCCAGCCGCACAATGC
It contains:
- the LOC102664336 gene encoding uncharacterized protein, with amino-acid sequence MSLYSKFLKDMLTWKNKYIHSENIIVEGNCSVVIQRILPPKHKDPGSVTIPCAIGDVSVSKALINLMPPSMCRRLGELVIMPTRMTLQLADRSVTRPYGVIKDVLVRVKHLIFPADFVVMDIEEDTYIPLILGCPFMATASCVVDMGKKKLEMGIEEQKISFEIFDEERTLLDQNVCLEVKESEEKVLKERTKIDPG